In one Nicotiana sylvestris chromosome 8, ASM39365v2, whole genome shotgun sequence genomic region, the following are encoded:
- the LOC138875188 gene encoding uncharacterized protein, giving the protein MLSAPGSFTIPCTIGNFAFAKALCDLRDSINLMPLTIYKRLRIGRARPTSMLLLLADRTVKRPFGILDDVLIQVGKFVFPTNFVILDCKVDEEIPIILERSFLATKRALIVCETGEPKMRLNDKEITFNMQKYMRRPSEFANCSLIDAVDVIVEADDETLTIEDPLAACLVNLDEVNGEELAEWVLALEGRGFWDRTLEFEPLYLENRETPPANPSIEEPLKLELKSLPAYLRYALLGPNSTLPVIISSSLLDVQAQQLL; this is encoded by the coding sequence ATGTTGTCTGCcccagggagtttcacaattccctgCACCATTGGTAACTTTGCCTTTGCCAAGGCACTTTGTGATTTGAGGGatagcataaatcttatgcccctgacgatctataagaggttgaggattggaagagctagacccacatcCATGTTATTGCTGCTAGCTGACAGAACTGTGAAAAGACCTTTTGGTATCTTAGATGACGTGTTGATACAAGTAGGGAAATTTGTATTCCCTACAAATTTTGTGATTCTGGAttgcaaggtggatgaagaaattcccataattttggaaAGGTCGTTCTTGGCCACAAAGAGAGCTCTTATTGTTTGTGAAACTGGGGAGCCCAAGATGAGGTTGAATGAtaaggagataacattcaacATGCAGAAAtatatgaggcgaccaagtgaattcgccaattgttctcttattgatgccgtggatgtaatTGTGGAAGCGGATGATGAGACATTGACTATTGAAGATCCTCTTGCTGCGTGTCTTGTAAATTTAGATGAGGTAAATGGGGAAGAATTGGCAGAATGGGTGTTGGCTTTAGAGGGAAGAGGGTTTTGGGATAGAACACTTGAATTCGAGCCCCTATACTTAGAAaacagagaaactcctccagccaacccatccatagaagaaccacTAAAGCTGGAGTTGAAGTCACTGCCCGCCTATCTTAGGTATGCACTCCTAGGACCTAATTCcactttacctgttattatctcatctagtttgttagatgtgcaggcacaacaacttttgtag